In Pseudoalteromonas piratica, the following proteins share a genomic window:
- a CDS encoding phosphate-starvation-inducible PsiE family protein, protein MSLSDILAVFSAFLAVLIAIEIFINIVMYLRDDVIHINLVIATTLMAIARKVILLDFSKLAPEYIWITAGLVLALGLTYWLVAVKEKERKKVNSEQ, encoded by the coding sequence TTGTCGTTAAGTGATATTTTGGCTGTATTCAGCGCGTTCTTGGCTGTGCTTATTGCAATAGAAATTTTTATTAATATTGTTATGTACCTAAGGGATGACGTAATTCATATCAATTTAGTTATTGCCACTACGTTAATGGCAATCGCTCGTAAGGTTATTTTATTGGACTTTTCAAAATTAGCCCCTGAATACATCTGGATCACGGCAGGTTTAGTGTTAGCATTAGGCTTAACTTACTGGCTAGTTGCAGTGAAAGAAAAGGAAAGGAAAAAAGTGAACTCAGAGCAATGA
- a CDS encoding GNAT family N-acetyltransferase, protein MLKLRDLALQDKDALVNYLNDVSVTQFLSSNIPTTYTLDDAIWFITKGSNNNAIVKAIEHKGVICGVIGVYLKEGEYAHCAEIGYWLGKQFWQQGIATDAVMLFVKQVFNSTEIIRIYNPVTEANYASIRVMEKAGFVLEGILKQSVKHKGQYFDEHLYAITK, encoded by the coding sequence TTGCTTAAATTAAGAGACCTTGCTTTGCAGGATAAAGACGCATTGGTCAATTATTTGAATGATGTGTCAGTTACACAGTTTTTATCCAGTAATATTCCGACAACTTACACCCTTGATGATGCTATTTGGTTTATTACAAAAGGCAGCAATAACAATGCAATAGTTAAAGCAATAGAGCATAAAGGCGTAATCTGTGGCGTCATTGGTGTGTATTTAAAAGAAGGTGAATATGCACATTGTGCCGAAATTGGATATTGGTTAGGCAAGCAATTTTGGCAACAGGGCATTGCAACGGACGCGGTTATGTTATTTGTGAAGCAGGTATTTAATAGCACTGAGATTATTCGCATTTATAACCCTGTAACAGAGGCAAATTATGCGTCAATTCGTGTTATGGAAAAAGCGGGCTTTGTTTTGGAAGGGATTTTAAAGCAGTCTGTTAAACATAAAGGACAGTATTTTGACGAACATCTTTATGCCATAACAAAATAG
- a CDS encoding GNAT family N-acetyltransferase, with protein sequence MSLTIRPATLNDIDTILYFIKELAIYEKAEHEVLATPETIKQSMFAEHSGVYGLICELDGQAIGFSVFFYNYSTWLAKPGLYLEDLYVSPEHRGKGAGIALLQHLAQIAVEKGCGRFEWSCLDWNTPSREFYESLGAEPQHEWIGYRMSGDTLLKFAENGKA encoded by the coding sequence ATGAGCTTAACAATTCGCCCAGCAACCCTAAACGACATTGATACTATTTTGTATTTTATTAAAGAACTCGCAATATATGAGAAGGCTGAGCACGAAGTACTCGCAACGCCTGAAACAATAAAACAATCTATGTTTGCTGAGCACTCGGGAGTTTATGGTTTAATCTGTGAATTAGACGGCCAAGCTATTGGTTTTTCAGTATTCTTTTACAACTATTCGACTTGGCTTGCCAAACCTGGTCTTTATCTGGAAGATTTATATGTATCACCAGAACACCGCGGAAAAGGTGCAGGCATCGCGCTGTTACAACATTTAGCTCAAATAGCTGTTGAAAAAGGCTGTGGCCGCTTTGAATGGAGTTGCTTAGATTGGAATACACCTTCACGTGAGTTTTATGAGTCATTGGGGGCTGAGCCACAACATGAATGGATTGGTTATCGTATGAGTGGTGACACCCTTTTAAAATTTGCTGAAAACGGCAAAGCATAG